A single Alteribacter lacisalsi DNA region contains:
- a CDS encoding LamB/YcsF family protein gives MRIDLNSDLGESFGNYTIGQDPEVLKLVSSANIACGYHAGDHNVMRATVKLAAASGTGLGAHPGLPDLGGFGRRYIEVEPEDVYNMVVYQIGALNAFVQLEGERLQHVKPHGALFNMAAKNRVTADAIARAVRDVDDSLILFGLAGSELVKAGKEHGLKMAQEVFADRSYQPDGTLTPRTEAGSVIEDEAEVTERVLKMIKNGVVTAVDGTEIPIEPDTICVHGDGPKALAFVQNLRTSLQEAGVEIRKVGD, from the coding sequence ATGCGCATTGATTTGAACAGTGACCTAGGAGAAAGCTTCGGTAATTATACAATCGGGCAGGACCCGGAAGTACTCAAGCTTGTGAGCTCGGCCAATATTGCCTGTGGGTATCACGCAGGCGATCATAACGTGATGCGGGCTACGGTAAAACTTGCAGCGGCGTCCGGCACCGGGCTCGGTGCACATCCGGGACTGCCGGATCTCGGCGGCTTTGGCCGGAGGTATATTGAAGTGGAGCCCGAGGATGTCTATAACATGGTCGTGTATCAGATTGGGGCACTGAACGCCTTTGTTCAGCTTGAAGGAGAGCGCCTCCAGCACGTCAAGCCGCACGGCGCCCTGTTTAACATGGCAGCAAAAAACCGTGTCACAGCTGATGCAATTGCACGAGCTGTACGGGATGTAGACGACTCGCTCATCCTTTTCGGCCTGGCAGGAAGCGAACTGGTGAAAGCGGGCAAGGAACACGGGCTTAAAATGGCCCAGGAGGTGTTTGCCGACCGCTCCTACCAGCCTGATGGCACCCTGACTCCGCGGACAGAAGCCGGATCGGTAATAGAAGACGAGGCTGAAGTGACAGAACGGGTATTGAAAATGATTAAAAACGGGGTAGTCACAGCGGTTGATGGAACAGAAATTCCGATTGAACCGGATACAATCTGTGTACACGGTGACGGACCAAAAGCCCTTGCCTTTGTGCAGAATCTCCGTACAAGCCTCCAGGAAGCCGGTGTGGAAATCAGGAAGGTGGGAGACTGA